Part of the ANME-2 cluster archaeon genome is shown below.
GATCTCCAGGCCCATCTGCTCTCTCCACCCGTTCTCGTATTCTGATAACTGGCACGTACCTGAAACTGCCCCGGCAGCTGTTTCGCCAGCCACCCTGCCCCCTACCATGGCAGTGGGTATGCCGCCGCCGTTGGTGGCTATCAGGTGACCTGCCGCGTCCCCGCATATTATAATATTGCCTTTCACGGTCTCAGGCGGAGCACCCCCCACCGGTACGATACCGCTGATAATTGCGGTTATCCTGGCATCCTCGAACATCGGTGCCGCCCTGGGATGCTCGTACATGAACCTGTGAAGGTAATCCTGCGCAGATACACCTTTTTCGCACAGTGGCTGCCGTATTCCCACACCGATATTTGCAGTATCACCTCCCTGGCTGATGATCCAGGCATAGCCTCCTGGCGCATAATCCCGTCCGAAGAACATCTCAACCGCTTCGGTATCTATGTCAACTCCGGTAAGTTCGTATTCCAGCGCCACTGCCCTGCCCATATTGTCGCGGAGGTCGATCAGGCCTGCCGTTTTTGCAGCCAGTGAAGTGGGGCCGTCCGCACCGATAATGACTTTTGCCTTGATGGTAAATTCACCCTGTATCCCCCTGACCGACACTATATCTCCCTCGATGGAATCCGCACGGGTCCCAACCATCAACTCTGCCCCGGCCCTTGCCGCTTCCCGGGCAAGGTGTTTATCGAACCGGCTCCGGTCAAGTACATTTGCCGGGACTTCGAACTCCTTTGGGTCAAGGTTGGGAGCAATGAATCGGTGGATACGGGTAGAGGTGTGAATACAGCTTTCCGGTATATCCTTAAGCGTATCAGGCAGGTCTGCACCGGGCAGTAATTCTTCCAGTTCTTCGTAACAGGGCAAAAAACCGCCACACTGGATCGGGGTGCCGATGTCCTTTTTCTTATCAATGAGCAGAACGCTGGCACCGGAGCGGGCCGCATACATGGCTGCCGTTGAGCCAGCGGGTCCGGCACCGATAACGATTATATCGTAGGATTCTTCAGGGGTCATTATTTTTTATCTCTTATCCTTTTTAATGGGATACAATAGGCAAAATAGACTTAAACGTGACTATTTCATGTGCGAAACCATACGTCAATTATAGACTTTTCTAGTCCTGATAAATCGAATATGCTTCAGTACATAGAATTATCATGGCTATAGCTAGAAACAGCTTCCATAAACCTGTTCTTAATCTCCACCGGAGCCAGCGGAATATCCGCCACCGCTTCATTGACCGGCCTGACCACCATATCAATGAATCCCGGCCCCGGCATCCTTTTCAAACGCTTGAATACGGCCACCAGTTCATCCCCGGTATGCGCCTTCGCAGTATACTGCAACCCGTGCCCCCTCGCCATTAGTTCCAGGTCAGTGCTTGCGCAGGCAGCAGTCTCCTGGTTCCCTGTGGACCCGTATGCCCCGTTATTAACAGCCACCACGGTCAGGTTCGGCGGTGACTGTACCGCTATCTGGGTCAGTGCATTCGGGTTCATGAGCAGACTGCCGTCCCCGTCTATCACCACCACATGCCTGTCCTGTACCATGGCCAGGCCCAGCCCGACGGCAGATGCCATTCCCATGGACCCCAGCATATAGAAGTTGAGGGGCCGGTCCCTGATATGGAATAATTCCTTACTTGGAACCCCAATATTTGAGACTACTATCTCATCCTCAAACACAGATGCAAGCGAGAGTATGGCCTGGTATCTTGATATGGTGGGTGCCTGTATATGGGTGGTCAATTCCAGCTGGCAGGTCCTGGGTACTATTGTTCTGGGTGGAGGTGGAAGGGCACAGCAGGACATCTCCCACACTGATGGCTGTATCAGGGCCACATGCGGGCGCTGGTTCTCAAATGCATCGATGATGACAGTATCCAGCAGTTCCAGGTGCGAAGGGGTTTCAATAATGGTATATTGTATATCGGCGGCATCAAGCATACCCGGCAGGGCCTGTCCAAGAGGCACCTGGGCGGAGATACCTTCTTTGTACACCCCCCGCCAGCTTGCCAGAATAGGTAATGGTATGCCATAAGTGGCATTGAGCGAGAGCAGGGCATTGAACATATTGCCCAGGCCCGTGCTCTGGATGACCATGACGGGCCGCCCGCCACCAAGATAATGACCTGCACAGATGCCTACACCGTTCTCCTCCCGGGTCAACTGCACGGTCCTGAAATTGGCTTCAATAAGCGGCAACAGACATTTCATCCTGTCGCAAGGTAATGTTGCAGCCAGGTCTATACTATGCGTTTTTAATATTTCAACAACCCGTTCTTCTGGAGATATATCGTTCATTCTATCAACAGGCTGACACGGTCAGCGTAAAAAAAGTCCCATATCAATATTCGGTGAAGTAAGTTTGAACTCTGGCTGTAAATGGTGAAGCGTGAAATCCTCTTTCAACCGTTCAACCCCACCGCCAGTTATATTGAGGAGTATGAGATCATCCCTGTTCAGCGCATCTTCTTCCACGGCCTTAACCAGCCCGGCCACACCGACAGCGGCCGGTGCTACAATATCGATGCCTTCAGATTCCTCGAATAGTGCTTTCGCCTGCAGGGCTTCAGGAGTGGATATCCCGTACAGAGCACCATTCGTATCGGTAAGAGCGTCATAAACACCACCTGGCATCGAATAGGGGGGTTGTCTGTTGGACAGCACATCTGCATACATCCGGTCAATGAGCTTCTTTGCACCCGGCATATCAATGTCTTCCACGATATCCCTCCGGCCAAGCTCCCATGCATGTAACATTGGTGCGAAGGGCAGGTTCTGTACCAGGTGTAACCTGGGCAGGGTTTCGCCGAACCGGCCGTCTCCCCTCAACCGCAAGGATGCCTCCCACGCGGCAATACCACCGGTTCCACTGCCAATGGCCTGGAAATAGTGGTCGGGCATCCGGCCTATGGTCACGGCGCCATCCAGCATCACGGTACCCATGCCATCCCGCCTGGCCACATTACGGGCGCCGCCTTCTGATGTCATGCCTGGCAAGGTTGCGATCTTCCCTGCCATCTGGATGGCATCAGCATAATCGCATGTACCTGCCATGCTGATAAAGTGGATATTATCTGTGGGCTCTTCGGGTAACCATATCTTGGACATACCGGATTCAGGCACTACAATATATACATCTATATCTGTGCCCACGGCAGCATGGGCAAATGCCCTGGCCGTATTCCCGGCAGAGGCAAGGACAAGGTTGTGGTTCCCCGATTCCTGCATCAGTTGCATGGTGGGATAGGCTTCAAGTTCTTTAAAACTGCAGGTCTGAATATGTGCGCCCTGCTCGGGCCAGTAACCATTGAATCCTATGTACAGGTTGGTAAGGCCCAGTTCCCTGGCAAGTGCAGTGCTTTTGTAGGTCACGGGTCCGGCGCGGGTAGGCAAAGGGGCGCTGACGGGTAGCCAGTCCAGGAACTTTCCCATGCCAGGGAGGTCGTGTACGTGGAGGCGGCTGGAGGTATAATTGCTTCTGAGCAGACCGGTATCATGGGTGCATGACATCTCATGGTGCTGGTACTGGCTACCACAATGGACACAATCTAACGTGTATTTTGGATGTTCTGTGCCCATATATTGCAGGGATGGGGTGATTGTAATGTTCATTAATTAAAAATCGGAAAATCAAATATTTAATGTTTTCCGATATCCAGAAAATATTGTCCATATTAGGCGAGTAATCGTTGAAGATTGTATTTTAAGGATAATTCTCGCCGTATCGTGTATTATATTATCATCCAGATAAATATCCGGAAAACATTCCTGAAGTCTTCAGAAAAACTTTTATGCAAAACATCATTTAGTTATAAAATAGTATTTATAAAGAACCGGCTTGAAAAAGATTAAGGAAAACAACCTGGCATGAGAACTGCTGATTAATCACTGTTAACCAGGGCAGGGAGCACATGGGAATAGTATGAAAGATACATCGAAAATATATCTGGTCTTTATTGGAGCATCTGTGGTAATTTGTACCATAACTGCAGCAGCCGGATATTTTTTATCCAAATCTCAAGGGATACTATATGGTGGTGCAGCAGGCCTTATTATTTCCGGGATGGCTGCAGGAAGTTTGTATTATCTGCCCTCTTTCATTATGGTAAGAATCTACGGTGGCAAGGAATTGTTGAAAGACGATTCTCCTGAGTTTATCGAAACCGTCAAAGAATTTGCAGGAATAGTTGATATTCCTGTCCCCCGATTCTATCTGTCAGATAAAGATATTCCACTGATATTCACGGTTGGGCGGGACTGTAATTCAGCCTCCATTGTATTGACTCACGCGTTCATGGATATACTATCCTCAGAGGAACTGACCTGTGCGATAATCCATGAGATGTCACGTATCAAACTGAACCAGATATACAGGCGAACCCTGGTGGCATTTACCGCAGGCATATTGACCATGTGCTCGACAATGTTCTTTTGGGGTGCACTGCTCACAGGCTTTGGCCAGGAAGATGACCCTGCGCCCCGCATCATACAATTTCTTGCCAGGGCACTCGTCGCCCCTCCGGCAGCCGCATTCATATTATTGACATTACCTGCGGATGGGGAATATAGTGTAGACAAAATGGCAGTAGAATTTTGTAAAGGGCCGAGAGTCTATGTCCGGATGCTTG
Proteins encoded:
- a CDS encoding geranylgeranyl reductase family protein translates to MTPEESYDIIVIGAGPAGSTAAMYAARSGASVLLIDKKKDIGTPIQCGGFLPCYEELEELLPGADLPDTLKDIPESCIHTSTRIHRFIAPNLDPKEFEVPANVLDRSRFDKHLAREAARAGAELMVGTRADSIEGDIVSVRGIQGEFTIKAKVIIGADGPTSLAAKTAGLIDLRDNMGRAVALEYELTGVDIDTEAVEMFFGRDYAPGGYAWIISQGGDTANIGVGIRQPLCEKGVSAQDYLHRFMYEHPRAAPMFEDARITAIISGIVPVGGAPPETVKGNIIICGDAAGHLIATNGGGIPTAMVGGRVAGETAAGAVSGTCQLSEYENGWREQMGLEIRTSVYVKKLMDGLMRSDPMMSTAMKMITPEQMKALQRGRLPDPVKKMLKSLNAGFG
- the comE gene encoding sulfopyruvate decarboxylase subunit beta — its product is MNDISPEERVVEILKTHSIDLAATLPCDRMKCLLPLIEANFRTVQLTREENGVGICAGHYLGGGRPVMVIQSTGLGNMFNALLSLNATYGIPLPILASWRGVYKEGISAQVPLGQALPGMLDAADIQYTIIETPSHLELLDTVIIDAFENQRPHVALIQPSVWEMSCCALPPPPRTIVPRTCQLELTTHIQAPTISRYQAILSLASVFEDEIVVSNIGVPSKELFHIRDRPLNFYMLGSMGMASAVGLGLAMVQDRHVVVIDGDGSLLMNPNALTQIAVQSPPNLTVVAVNNGAYGSTGNQETAACASTDLELMARGHGLQYTAKAHTGDELVAVFKRLKRMPGPGFIDMVVRPVNEAVADIPLAPVEIKNRFMEAVSSYSHDNSMY
- a CDS encoding cysteate synthase; this encodes MGTEHPKYTLDCVHCGSQYQHHEMSCTHDTGLLRSNYTSSRLHVHDLPGMGKFLDWLPVSAPLPTRAGPVTYKSTALARELGLTNLYIGFNGYWPEQGAHIQTCSFKELEAYPTMQLMQESGNHNLVLASAGNTARAFAHAAVGTDIDVYIVVPESGMSKIWLPEEPTDNIHFISMAGTCDYADAIQMAGKIATLPGMTSEGGARNVARRDGMGTVMLDGAVTIGRMPDHYFQAIGSGTGGIAAWEASLRLRGDGRFGETLPRLHLVQNLPFAPMLHAWELGRRDIVEDIDMPGAKKLIDRMYADVLSNRQPPYSMPGGVYDALTDTNGALYGISTPEALQAKALFEESEGIDIVAPAAVGVAGLVKAVEEDALNRDDLILLNITGGGVERLKEDFTLHHLQPEFKLTSPNIDMGLFLR
- a CDS encoding M48 family metalloprotease, producing MKDTSKIYLVFIGASVVICTITAAAGYFLSKSQGILYGGAAGLIISGMAAGSLYYLPSFIMVRIYGGKELLKDDSPEFIETVKEFAGIVDIPVPRFYLSDKDIPLIFTVGRDCNSASIVLTHAFMDILSSEELTCAIIHEMSRIKLNQIYRRTLVAFTAGILTMCSTMFFWGALLTGFGQEDDPAPRIIQFLARALVAPPAAAFILLTLPADGEYSVDKMAVEFCKGPRVYVRMLAKMGRHFMENRHEGINPSHGLLNIVNPLPQSNDIEDDFYALFKTHPELSERIKTVQTEWAESGLV